A section of the Telopea speciosissima isolate NSW1024214 ecotype Mountain lineage chromosome 3, Tspe_v1, whole genome shotgun sequence genome encodes:
- the LOC122655215 gene encoding uncharacterized protein LOC122655215, which translates to MLQGEADLWWQTIKRILEGQLVTWAQFLKLFREKYFPITVRRAKGAEFIKLQQGSMTVTEYEKKFEELSRYVPHLVAMDVDKARLSESGLNNGIQRMVTALELNTYAEVVRRALLYEGPAKGTQKVESKWQGKRHFPAQGKKSYPPQKQQRIQYMQGASTIKAPESCPKCGKLHWSPCRFGTGVCLKCGKEGYLIKNCPLWNTQGKQQHQG; encoded by the coding sequence ATGTTGCAAGGAGAGGCTGACTTGTGGTGGCAGACCATAAAGCGTATTCTGGAGGGCCAGCTTGTTACTTGGGCCCAGTTCTTAAAGCTATTTCGAGAGAAGTATTTTCCTATTACTGTACGGCGAGCAAAGGGAGCAGAGTTCATTAAGTTGCAGCAAGGAAGCATGACGGTGACAGAATATGAGAAGAAATTTGAGGAGTTGTCTCGTTATGTACCACACCTTGTGGCCATGGATGTTGACAAGGCAAGATTATCTGAGAGTGGCCTTAATAATGGAATTCAGAGAATGGTGACAGCTTTGGAGCTTAACACATATGCTGAAGTTGTGAGGAGAGCCCTGTTATATGAAGGGCCAGCAAAAGGAACCCAGAAGGTAGAAAGCAAATGGCAAGGGAAGCGGCATTTCCCAGCGCAGGGCAAGAAGAGTTATCCTCCACAGAAGCAGCAAAGGATTCAATATATGCAGGGAGCATCGACTATTAAGGCTCCAGAATCATGTCCCAAGTGTGGGAAGCTTCATTGGAGTCCATGTAGATTTGGAACCGGAGTTTGTTTAAAATGTGGGAAGGAGGGATATCTTATCAAGAACTGCCCATTGTGGAACACTCAAGGGAAGCAGCAGCATCAAGGGTAA